In the Muricauda sp. MAR_2010_75 genome, one interval contains:
- a CDS encoding rhodanese-like domain-containing protein, with amino-acid sequence MSILSFLFGEQNLPDTIKILDREEYKNAISKGKVQLVDVRTHAEFMSGHIKGANNIDFFQGSAFESAFSKMKKEKPVYLYCQSGNRSQKAARRLVEMGFTEVYDLRGGYRTWSY; translated from the coding sequence ATGTCGATACTAAGTTTTTTGTTCGGAGAACAAAACCTTCCAGATACCATAAAGATTTTGGATAGGGAGGAGTATAAAAATGCCATTTCCAAAGGCAAAGTTCAATTGGTGGATGTGCGTACCCACGCCGAATTTATGTCGGGTCATATAAAAGGGGCTAATAACATAGATTTTTTTCAAGGCTCAGCGTTCGAGTCCGCCTTTTCTAAAATGAAGAAAGAAAAGCCTGTTTACCTCTATTGTCAATCTGGTAATAGAAGTCAAAAGGCGGCAAGAAGGTTGGTGGAAATGGGATTTACGGAGGTGTACGACCTTCGTGGGGGTTACAGAACATGGAGCTACTAA
- a CDS encoding DUF2892 domain-containing protein, translating into MKKNMGGADRIIRIILALGVGALYYFNMITGTLAYVLLTLAIIFLLTSFISFCPLYTLFGVSTCKVKD; encoded by the coding sequence ATGAAAAAAAACATGGGCGGGGCAGACCGCATAATTCGGATTATCCTGGCACTTGGTGTTGGGGCACTGTATTATTTTAATATGATTACCGGAACACTGGCATATGTGCTGTTGACGCTGGCAATAATATTTTTGTTGACAAGCTTTATTAGTTTTTGTCCTTTGTACACCCTTTTTGGAGTAAGTACCTGTAAGGTCAAAGATTAG
- a CDS encoding rhodanese-like domain-containing protein, protein MQKIIRLALMGFTVLWVFSCQSQQKPFIKKIDKATVQSEVIGKDVQLVDVRTPMEYSQGHIDDAVNFNINDEGFLNQIETLDKNKPVYLYCKMGGRSNRAAELLKSKGFTQIYDYTGGYTDWSSKD, encoded by the coding sequence ATGCAAAAAATTATACGATTGGCCCTCATGGGCTTTACGGTCTTGTGGGTCTTTTCATGTCAATCACAGCAAAAACCGTTCATCAAAAAAATAGATAAGGCCACGGTTCAATCCGAAGTCATTGGAAAAGACGTACAATTGGTTGATGTTCGCACTCCCATGGAATACAGTCAGGGGCATATTGATGATGCGGTCAATTTTAACATCAACGATGAAGGTTTTCTAAACCAAATAGAAACATTGGATAAGAACAAACCCGTTTATCTGTACTGCAAAATGGGGGGGAGGAGCAATCGTGCTGCAGAGCTTTTAAAGAGCAAGGGATTCACCCAGATTTATGATTACACGGGCGGGTATACGGATTGGAGCTCCAAGGACTAG
- a CDS encoding DUF3365 domain-containing protein: protein MKSIVISMATMLLLFSCKEGKKESDTVQSDKPNYEEIGMRYAQETQKVLGKNLKGTIQDKGVAEAVVFCNERAYPLTDSMAIQYDARIKRVSDKTRNPLNKANATELAHINTFKKQIAAGDSIVPIVQEKDGQVHFYYPIVTNALCLNCHGTPNQNITPEVVEHLSELYPEDEATGYGIDEVRGIWSIVFEASDPSK, encoded by the coding sequence ATGAAATCAATTGTCATTTCCATGGCAACTATGCTACTCTTGTTTTCTTGTAAAGAGGGTAAAAAGGAATCAGATACTGTACAATCTGATAAACCCAATTACGAGGAAATTGGAATGAGGTACGCTCAAGAGACCCAAAAAGTATTGGGGAAAAACCTAAAAGGGACCATTCAGGACAAGGGTGTTGCAGAGGCGGTTGTGTTTTGCAATGAACGGGCCTATCCACTGACTGACAGTATGGCAATACAGTATGATGCAAGAATTAAGCGGGTATCAGACAAGACCCGTAATCCTTTGAACAAGGCCAATGCTACCGAATTGGCACATATCAATACGTTTAAAAAGCAAATTGCTGCGGGGGACTCCATTGTGCCGATAGTACAAGAAAAAGACGGGCAGGTCCATTTTTATTATCCCATTGTTACCAATGCATTGTGTTTGAATTGTCATGGAACACCCAATCAAAATATTACTCCGGAAGTAGTGGAGCATTTATCCGAGCTGTACCCTGAAGATGAGGCAACGGGATATGGAATTGATGAGGTCCGTGGTATTTGGAGTATTGTGTTTGAAGCTTCTGACCCTTCAAAATAA
- a CDS encoding SulP family inorganic anion transporter: MLKRFFPFLSWMTTYNRSHLYGDLIAGVTVGVMLVPQGMAYAMIAGMPPIYGLYAALVPQVVYALTGTSRQLGVGPVAMDSLLVAAGVGALQLTGIESYIATVLFLTLLIGSIQLLLGLLKMGFFVNFLSKPVISGFTSAAAILIGLGQLKHILGTDVAQSSKIHVLVGNIFESLGQINPYALALGVVAIIFILGMNKISKKIPTPLLVIILGILAVFFFGLESKGIGVVGEIPSGLPSFQVPEIQMDRLGQLLPIAITVALFGFMESISIAKTVEEKHPEYELDANQELRALGMSNIAASFFQSFSVSGSFSRTAVNDQFGAKTGMALIFSALLIAGTLLFLTPLFHNLPTAALGAIIIVSVFGLIDLTYPIMLWKNRKDEFLLLAATFLMTLSIGLIEGILLGVLLSLMLLVYRISNPHIAVLGRIKGTDYFKNVSRFPEEVQVDDDKLIIRFDAQLYFGNKDYFKKELYKQIQKKGPTLKYVILNAEAINYIDSSAAVMLERIVNDLKEKGIQFIITGAIGPTRDIFHNSGLIDCIGRQNLFVQTFEAVDYCTNQKGRSEIQERISLQSKTKSL; this comes from the coding sequence ATGCTCAAACGGTTTTTCCCTTTTTTATCTTGGATGACCACCTACAATCGCTCCCACTTATATGGAGATTTAATTGCAGGGGTAACCGTGGGAGTCATGTTGGTACCCCAAGGAATGGCCTACGCCATGATTGCGGGAATGCCTCCCATTTATGGACTTTATGCTGCTTTGGTTCCACAGGTTGTTTATGCACTTACAGGAACATCTAGGCAATTGGGGGTGGGGCCCGTGGCCATGGATTCCTTGTTGGTGGCTGCTGGTGTAGGGGCACTGCAACTCACAGGTATTGAAAGTTATATTGCAACCGTACTTTTTTTGACATTGTTGATAGGAAGCATTCAATTACTGCTGGGCTTGCTGAAGATGGGCTTCTTTGTCAACTTTTTGTCCAAACCGGTCATTAGTGGGTTTACCTCTGCAGCTGCTATTTTGATAGGATTGGGGCAATTAAAACATATTTTGGGAACCGATGTTGCCCAATCCAGTAAAATCCATGTGCTTGTCGGCAATATTTTTGAAAGTTTGGGACAGATCAATCCATATGCATTGGCCCTGGGCGTTGTGGCCATAATTTTCATTCTCGGCATGAACAAAATCAGCAAAAAAATACCAACCCCTTTGTTGGTGATTATCCTTGGTATTTTAGCGGTTTTCTTTTTTGGACTGGAGTCCAAAGGCATTGGTGTTGTAGGAGAAATTCCCAGTGGGCTTCCTTCATTTCAGGTTCCCGAAATCCAGATGGATAGACTGGGGCAGTTGCTTCCCATTGCCATCACGGTGGCATTATTTGGGTTTATGGAATCCATTTCCATTGCAAAGACCGTGGAAGAAAAACACCCCGAGTATGAGTTGGATGCCAATCAGGAACTTCGTGCCTTGGGGATGTCCAATATAGCCGCATCATTTTTTCAATCGTTTTCAGTATCGGGAAGCTTTTCAAGAACAGCCGTTAATGACCAATTCGGAGCAAAAACGGGCATGGCCTTGATTTTTAGTGCCCTCCTCATTGCAGGAACCTTGTTGTTTCTTACACCACTGTTTCACAATTTACCCACAGCGGCCTTGGGGGCCATCATCATCGTATCCGTTTTTGGATTGATCGATCTTACATATCCCATAATGCTGTGGAAAAACCGAAAGGATGAATTCTTATTGTTGGCAGCCACATTTTTGATGACCCTATCCATTGGTTTGATCGAGGGGATTCTGTTGGGCGTTTTGCTTTCCCTTATGTTGTTGGTATATCGTATTTCCAATCCACATATTGCGGTTTTGGGTAGAATCAAAGGAACAGACTACTTCAAAAATGTAAGTAGGTTTCCTGAAGAAGTTCAGGTGGACGATGACAAGCTTATCATTCGGTTTGATGCCCAATTGTATTTTGGCAACAAGGATTACTTCAAAAAGGAACTGTACAAACAGATTCAGAAAAAAGGACCTACCCTAAAATATGTCATTCTCAATGCCGAGGCCATCAATTACATTGATAGTAGTGCAGCGGTGATGTTGGAGCGTATTGTGAACGATTTAAAAGAAAAAGGAATTCAATTCATCATAACCGGAGCCATTGGACCCACACGCGACATTTTCCACAACAGCGGACTGATTGATTGCATTGGACGACAAAACCTTTTTGTGCAGACGTTTGAGGCTGTGGACTATTGCACCAATCAAAAAGGAAGAAGTGAAATACAGGAACGGATATCACTACAATCCAAAACTAAGAGTTTGTAA
- a CDS encoding sulfite oxidase, translating into MDRREFTFGMSLATMASILGVDIVYGGLMPKGYQPLGFQDPDPFKLFNKDREMVVLNDKPWNMEAQAHLLNDKITPNKFMFIRNNGRIPEDIDASTWTLTLDGESIKTKKTYSLADLKSKFQHHTYQLTLECGGNGRSEFNPPAKGNQWTVGAVSCAEWTGVRLRDVLEDAGINADAIYIGYHAADTHLSGDPNKEPISRGVPMDKALQDETLLAFAMNGAAIPLAHGYPLRLVCGGWPASTSGKWINRISVRNKVHDGEKMGGTSYRVPCETVAPGSEVPESNMCIIESMPVKSLITYPKSGALIKAGQKLNINGHAWAGELEVSKMEYSIDFGSTWHNCSLEKPTNRLAWQHFKATVSFPKKGYYEVWARATDSNRKSQPMVLPGWNPKGYLNNACHRIAVKIV; encoded by the coding sequence ATGGACAGAAGGGAATTTACTTTTGGAATGTCTTTGGCAACCATGGCCAGCATCTTGGGCGTGGACATTGTTTATGGTGGCCTAATGCCAAAAGGGTATCAACCTCTAGGGTTTCAAGACCCTGACCCATTTAAACTATTCAACAAAGACAGGGAAATGGTTGTGCTCAACGACAAACCTTGGAATATGGAAGCCCAAGCCCATTTGTTGAATGACAAAATCACGCCAAATAAATTCATGTTCATTCGGAATAACGGTCGAATTCCCGAGGATATCGATGCTTCAACATGGACGTTGACCTTGGATGGCGAATCCATCAAAACCAAGAAAACCTATTCACTGGCCGATCTCAAAAGCAAATTCCAGCATCATACCTATCAATTGACCTTGGAATGTGGTGGAAATGGACGAAGTGAATTCAATCCACCTGCAAAGGGCAACCAATGGACCGTGGGTGCGGTTTCCTGCGCCGAATGGACTGGGGTGCGGCTTCGTGATGTTCTTGAAGACGCTGGTATCAATGCTGATGCCATATATATTGGATATCATGCCGCCGACACCCATTTGAGTGGCGACCCCAACAAAGAGCCCATCTCCAGGGGAGTTCCCATGGACAAAGCACTGCAGGACGAAACCTTATTGGCCTTTGCCATGAATGGTGCGGCTATTCCATTGGCCCATGGCTATCCATTACGGTTGGTTTGTGGGGGATGGCCCGCTTCCACTTCTGGAAAATGGATCAATCGGATCAGTGTCCGGAACAAGGTGCATGATGGTGAAAAAATGGGCGGTACTTCGTACCGTGTTCCTTGTGAAACGGTAGCGCCGGGCAGCGAAGTTCCAGAATCCAACATGTGCATCATAGAATCCATGCCGGTGAAATCCTTGATTACCTATCCCAAAAGTGGAGCGTTGATCAAAGCAGGACAAAAATTGAACATCAACGGGCATGCGTGGGCCGGTGAGTTGGAGGTCTCAAAAATGGAATATTCCATCGATTTTGGCAGCACATGGCACAACTGCTCCCTTGAAAAACCTACAAATCGATTGGCTTGGCAACATTTTAAGGCTACGGTTTCCTTTCCAAAAAAAGGATATTATGAGGTTTGGGCAAGAGCCACTGACTCCAACAGAAAAAGTCAACCTATGGTATTGCCCGGCTGGAACCCTAAAGGCTATCTCAACAATGCTTGTCACCGAATCGCTGTGAAAATTGTGTAG
- a CDS encoding aspartate aminotransferase family protein — MDHTKQDKQEFIVEGDINLTSARGEWMEDIDGRTKDLLEKDAKYFMHQSMSTPCLDVLKRCEGSYIQSVSGKKYLDFHGNNVHQIGFSHPKLVSRLTEQLQGLTFSTRRYTNEVAIQFAEKLTSLTPAGLNRILLTPNGSSAIGIALKLARAVTGKHKVVSFWDSFHGASLDAVSVGGESVFKEHMGPLMPGVERIPPPITYRGIFEGNEDKALEYLEYVLSKDNQVGAFLAETIRNTDVQIPSKKFWKGARSLCTKHGVLLILDEIPIALGRTGKMFAFEEFGIEPDILCLGKGLGGGIMPQAAIVTREEYNEFGHISLGHYTHEKSPLGAVAGLTVLEVIEEENLLEKVKADEAYMKAALYKLHRKYSLIGDVRGIGLLWGIELVTNRTTKEKAVAEAEEIMYECLKQGLSFKVSKGNVLQLSPPLTITREELDKALEILNQAFLKTNTIA, encoded by the coding sequence ATGGACCATACAAAGCAAGATAAGCAAGAATTCATTGTTGAAGGGGATATCAACCTTACATCTGCCAGAGGTGAATGGATGGAGGATATTGACGGACGTACCAAAGATCTATTGGAAAAAGATGCCAAATATTTTATGCATCAATCCATGTCAACCCCTTGTTTGGATGTGCTGAAGCGTTGTGAAGGATCATACATTCAAAGCGTTTCTGGGAAAAAATACCTCGACTTCCATGGCAATAATGTCCACCAAATCGGTTTTTCCCACCCAAAATTGGTAAGTCGATTGACCGAACAACTCCAAGGGCTTACTTTTTCCACGAGAAGATATACAAACGAAGTAGCCATTCAATTTGCGGAAAAGCTCACCTCGTTAACTCCTGCAGGACTCAACCGAATATTGCTCACCCCTAATGGCAGTTCAGCGATTGGAATAGCATTGAAATTGGCCAGGGCCGTAACGGGAAAACACAAGGTGGTTTCATTTTGGGATTCTTTTCATGGCGCTTCGCTCGACGCTGTCAGTGTGGGGGGCGAATCCGTATTTAAGGAGCATATGGGACCTTTGATGCCCGGTGTGGAACGTATTCCGCCCCCGATTACCTATCGTGGTATTTTTGAGGGAAATGAGGATAAGGCTCTGGAATATTTGGAGTATGTGTTGTCCAAAGACAATCAGGTTGGAGCCTTTTTGGCAGAGACCATCCGAAATACCGATGTGCAGATTCCTTCAAAAAAATTCTGGAAGGGAGCTAGATCCCTCTGCACCAAACATGGCGTGCTCTTGATTTTGGATGAAATTCCCATCGCCTTGGGAAGAACCGGAAAAATGTTCGCTTTTGAAGAATTTGGCATTGAACCGGATATTCTCTGCTTGGGAAAGGGCTTGGGAGGCGGAATCATGCCGCAAGCTGCCATTGTCACTCGTGAAGAGTACAATGAGTTCGGTCACATATCCTTGGGCCATTACACCCACGAAAAAAGTCCGTTGGGTGCCGTAGCAGGATTGACCGTTTTGGAGGTCATCGAAGAAGAAAACTTGTTGGAAAAAGTAAAAGCGGACGAAGCTTATATGAAGGCAGCGCTCTACAAATTGCACCGAAAATATTCGCTGATAGGAGATGTACGTGGCATTGGCCTTTTATGGGGCATAGAATTGGTCACGAATAGGACTACCAAGGAAAAAGCAGTTGCCGAAGCGGAAGAAATCATGTACGAATGCCTAAAACAGGGGTTGAGCTTTAAAGTTTCCAAAGGAAATGTGCTGCAATTGTCGCCTCCATTGACGATTACCCGAGAAGAACTGGACAAGGCACTCGAAATATTGAACCAAGCATTTTTAAAAACAAACACGATAGCCTAA
- a CDS encoding rhodanese-like domain-containing protein → MKIEQIYTGCLAQGAYYIESDGEAAIIDPLREVKPYIKRAEKNGATIKYIFETHFHADFVSGHITLSKETGAPIVYGPTAQPSFDAIIAEDGQEFKLGEVTIKVLHTPGHTMESSTYLLKDENGKDHAIFSGDTLFLGDVGRPDLAQKAAHMTQEELAGTLFDSLRNKIMPLADDVIVYPAHGAGSACGKNMMKETVDTLGNQKKMNYALRADMTREEFIEEVTEGLLPPPQYFPLNVKMNKEGYEDIDEILERGTQALNPDAFEVAANETGAVVLDVRHQDDFAKGHIPRSIFIGLDGSFAPWVGALIADVKQPILLVTPEGREEETVTRLSRVGFDATLGYLKGGIEAWKKAGKEVDTVKSVHAKELKQLMEQKVPVFDVRKESEYNAEHAVDANLTPLDYLNDHLAEFPDKETFYIHCAGGYRSMIAASILKSRGIHNLVDVDSGFSAMKDAGIPMTDYVCPTTLK, encoded by the coding sequence ATGAAGATTGAACAGATATATACAGGATGCTTGGCCCAAGGGGCCTACTACATAGAAAGTGATGGCGAAGCGGCTATCATTGATCCCTTACGGGAAGTAAAACCCTACATAAAAAGAGCTGAAAAGAATGGAGCTACCATCAAATATATTTTTGAAACCCATTTCCATGCGGATTTTGTGAGTGGGCACATAACCTTGTCCAAAGAAACTGGGGCACCCATTGTGTATGGGCCAACCGCCCAACCGTCTTTTGATGCCATTATTGCGGAGGACGGTCAAGAATTTAAGTTGGGGGAAGTCACTATAAAAGTACTGCACACTCCCGGGCACACCATGGAAAGTTCCACCTATCTTTTAAAGGATGAAAATGGGAAGGACCATGCCATTTTTAGTGGAGATACCTTGTTCTTGGGAGATGTCGGAAGACCGGATTTGGCCCAGAAGGCTGCTCATATGACCCAAGAGGAATTGGCAGGAACCTTATTTGATAGTCTTCGAAACAAAATAATGCCCCTGGCGGATGACGTTATCGTTTATCCGGCCCACGGAGCTGGATCAGCATGCGGAAAAAACATGATGAAGGAAACCGTGGACACCTTGGGCAATCAAAAAAAGATGAACTATGCCCTACGGGCAGACATGACTCGTGAAGAGTTTATTGAAGAAGTGACCGAGGGACTCCTTCCACCGCCGCAATACTTCCCTTTAAATGTAAAAATGAACAAGGAAGGCTACGAGGACATTGATGAGATATTGGAACGCGGAACCCAGGCTCTAAACCCCGATGCTTTTGAAGTGGCAGCCAATGAAACTGGAGCAGTGGTGTTGGATGTGCGACATCAAGATGATTTTGCAAAAGGCCATATCCCCAGATCCATTTTTATTGGGTTGGATGGAAGTTTTGCCCCATGGGTAGGTGCCCTGATCGCTGATGTAAAACAGCCTATTCTTCTGGTGACCCCAGAAGGCAGGGAGGAAGAAACCGTGACGCGTCTTTCACGGGTTGGTTTTGATGCCACTTTGGGTTATTTGAAAGGTGGCATTGAAGCTTGGAAAAAAGCGGGCAAGGAAGTGGATACGGTAAAAAGTGTCCATGCCAAGGAATTGAAACAACTCATGGAGCAAAAAGTGCCCGTATTCGATGTTAGAAAAGAATCAGAATACAATGCCGAACATGCGGTGGATGCCAACTTGACCCCATTGGATTACCTGAATGATCATTTGGCTGAATTTCCAGATAAGGAAACCTTTTACATCCATTGTGCAGGAGGGTATAGGAGTATGATTGCAGCTTCCATTTTAAAAAGTAGAGGCATCCACAATTTGGTAGATGTGGATTCAGGGTTCAGCGCTATGAAAGATGCCGGTATTCCCATGACCGATTATGTATGTCCAACAACTTTGAAATAA
- a CDS encoding Crp/Fnr family transcriptional regulator — translation MKQELLETFSTYFEQPLIDEINEVGKLVEVPAGEIIMDIGNYIRSIPLLISGAIKVLREDEDGDELLLYYLEQGETCSVTMACCMGQTQSEIRAIAETDTVIIMVPVQKMEEWMGKYKGWRNYVFESYHNRLNELLQTVDSIAFKNLDQRLVEYLKKKVEVTNDNKIRNTHQEIAYDLHTSRVVISRLLKKLEKMKKVALHRSYIQVLDL, via the coding sequence ATGAAACAAGAGCTTTTAGAAACATTCAGCACGTATTTTGAACAACCCCTTATTGATGAGATCAATGAAGTGGGAAAATTGGTTGAAGTGCCAGCGGGTGAAATCATAATGGACATTGGAAACTATATTAGGAGCATACCACTGTTGATTTCCGGTGCAATCAAGGTTTTGCGTGAAGATGAAGATGGTGATGAACTTTTGTTGTACTATTTGGAACAGGGTGAGACCTGTTCGGTGACCATGGCCTGCTGCATGGGACAGACCCAGAGTGAGATCAGGGCCATTGCGGAGACCGATACTGTGATAATAATGGTGCCTGTTCAGAAAATGGAAGAATGGATGGGCAAGTACAAAGGTTGGCGCAACTATGTTTTTGAAAGCTATCACAACCGCCTGAACGAACTCTTGCAGACCGTGGACAGCATTGCATTCAAAAATTTGGACCAACGGTTGGTGGAATACCTAAAAAAGAAAGTTGAGGTCACCAACGACAACAAAATACGCAATACGCACCAAGAGATAGCGTATGATCTGCATACCTCACGGGTTGTAATTTCCAGATTGTTGAAGAAGCTCGAGAAAATGAAAAAAGTGGCCCTGCACAGAAGCTATATCCAAGTTTTGGATTTGTAG
- a CDS encoding heavy-metal-associated domain-containing protein gives MKTTLQVQNLTCSGCAKTISNKLSEMEGIQSVIVEKESASVSFEDQGADVASFAKQVLRQLGYPKIDDENGMLPNAKSFVSCTNGKMSL, from the coding sequence ATGAAAACCACTTTGCAAGTGCAAAACCTTACATGTAGTGGTTGTGCCAAGACCATTTCCAATAAACTTTCGGAAATGGAAGGTATACAAAGTGTGATTGTGGAAAAGGAAAGCGCATCGGTTAGCTTTGAAGACCAAGGCGCCGATGTCGCTTCCTTTGCTAAACAGGTCCTACGACAATTGGGCTATCCCAAAATTGATGATGAAAACGGAATGCTCCCAAATGCAAAATCTTTTGTAAGTTGTACCAACGGAAAAATGAGCCTGTGA
- a CDS encoding alkaline phosphatase family protein: MKNFKRILCIICYLGVMVAAQCQEKNDTKVILITLDGFRWQELFMGADSLLVANEDYVQDTASLKKTFWRDTPKERRETLMPFFWSEVASMGQLHGNRTLGSKVNLTNTMWFSYPGYNEILTGAADDARITSNDKIPNPNTTILELFNNTSEGKGKVAAFGSWDVFPYIVNEERSGVPVNAGYEKATGDDLTEREKMLNDIQRQAPIIWESVRLDVFTHNYALEEMKKNHPKLLYISYGETDDFAHGGFYDFYLQAAQRTDAMIKELWEFTQQDEFYKDQTIFLLTTDHGRGTQPLKTWKSHGSGIEGAGGVWFVTFGKGVAPMGEVHEEEQLYSNQIAPTVLQEMGLSIPKKMKGSPMKL; this comes from the coding sequence ATGAAAAATTTTAAAAGAATACTGTGCATTATTTGCTATTTGGGAGTCATGGTGGCCGCCCAATGCCAAGAAAAAAACGATACCAAAGTTATCTTGATCACTCTTGATGGGTTCCGTTGGCAGGAATTGTTCATGGGGGCCGACTCGCTTTTGGTGGCCAATGAGGACTACGTTCAGGATACAGCTTCGCTCAAAAAGACGTTTTGGCGAGATACCCCAAAGGAAAGAAGGGAGACGTTGATGCCATTTTTCTGGAGCGAAGTCGCATCAATGGGGCAATTGCACGGAAACAGAACTTTGGGCAGTAAAGTCAATCTAACCAATACCATGTGGTTTTCATATCCAGGCTACAATGAGATTTTGACCGGAGCTGCGGATGATGCCAGAATCACCAGTAATGACAAAATTCCAAATCCCAATACCACCATTTTGGAGCTGTTCAACAATACTTCCGAGGGAAAAGGAAAAGTGGCCGCTTTTGGCAGTTGGGATGTCTTCCCGTACATCGTAAATGAAGAACGTTCGGGTGTGCCCGTAAATGCGGGGTATGAAAAAGCCACTGGTGACGACCTTACTGAAAGGGAAAAAATGCTCAATGATATCCAGCGACAGGCACCCATTATTTGGGAATCGGTTCGTTTGGATGTGTTCACCCACAACTACGCTTTGGAAGAAATGAAAAAGAACCATCCCAAGCTGCTCTACATTTCTTACGGTGAAACAGATGATTTTGCCCATGGCGGCTTTTATGATTTTTACCTGCAAGCGGCTCAACGCACCGATGCCATGATCAAAGAACTGTGGGAGTTTACCCAACAGGACGAGTTTTATAAAGATCAAACCATCTTTTTATTAACAACAGATCATGGAAGGGGAACCCAACCCCTTAAAACATGGAAAAGCCATGGCAGCGGCATTGAGGGGGCAGGAGGAGTTTGGTTTGTCACCTTCGGAAAAGGGGTGGCGCCCATGGGGGAAGTACATGAGGAGGAGCAATTATATTCCAACCAGATAGCACCCACCGTTTTACAAGAAATGGGACTTTCCATTCCTAAGAAGATGAAAGGTTCTCCAATGAAATTATAA
- a CDS encoding sterol desaturase family protein — MMEYIDAFTNGFLGMVRWTWKSIVFEVPWYTNYFWGLIAISLFVWSMEILFPWRKEQSIFRKDFWLDAFYMFFNFFIFAIVISGIYKVLEVLFADLGITSKSLSIVDVTLWPQWVQLLVFFIILDFVQWFTHVLLHRVPAFWEFHKVHHSVKEMGFAAHLRFHWMENILYKPLKTVGVMILGGFEPEQAYIVHFAAIAIGHFNHANIKLTWGPLKYILNNPVMHLYHHAYNLPDGRRYGMNYGISLSLWDYIFRTNYIPESGGKIELGFPGDEKLPKGFWGQLVYGFKKPKK, encoded by the coding sequence ATTATGGAATACATTGATGCTTTTACAAATGGTTTTTTGGGAATGGTGAGATGGACCTGGAAGTCCATTGTGTTTGAAGTGCCTTGGTATACCAATTATTTTTGGGGGTTGATTGCCATTTCGCTCTTTGTTTGGAGTATGGAAATTCTCTTTCCATGGCGAAAGGAACAGTCGATTTTTAGAAAGGATTTTTGGTTGGATGCATTTTACATGTTCTTCAACTTCTTCATTTTTGCCATTGTCATAAGTGGCATTTATAAAGTCCTTGAAGTACTTTTTGCGGATTTGGGCATCACTTCAAAAAGTCTGTCCATAGTAGATGTAACCCTTTGGCCGCAATGGGTACAGCTTTTGGTTTTCTTTATTATTCTTGATTTTGTGCAGTGGTTCACCCATGTACTTCTGCACCGTGTACCAGCTTTTTGGGAGTTTCATAAAGTACACCACAGTGTGAAGGAAATGGGGTTTGCAGCACACCTCAGGTTCCATTGGATGGAGAACATCCTCTACAAGCCTTTGAAAACGGTGGGAGTAATGATTCTTGGGGGATTTGAGCCCGAACAGGCCTATATTGTACATTTTGCCGCCATCGCCATCGGACATTTTAACCATGCCAACATAAAACTGACTTGGGGACCGCTAAAATACATCTTGAACAATCCGGTGATGCATTTGTACCATCATGCGTACAATCTCCCAGATGGACGTCGGTATGGGATGAATTATGGGATAAGTCTGAGCCTTTGGGATTATATCTTCCGCACCAACTATATTCCCGAAAGTGGCGGTAAAATTGAACTGGGTTTTCCGGGGGATGAAAAGCTTCCGAAGGGATTTTGGGGACAATTGGTCTATGGCTTTAAAAAGCCAAAGAAATAG